The proteins below come from a single Atribacterota bacterium genomic window:
- a CDS encoding tRNA (adenosine(37)-N6)-threonylcarbamoyltransferase complex transferase subunit TsaD, with translation MKNKIILGIETSCDETSVAIVENGKKVLSNIVSSQIEIHKKYGGVVPEIASRQHMKHILISLSEALE, from the coding sequence ATGAAAAATAAAATCATATTAGGGATTGAAACCTCTTGTGATGAGACATCAGTAGCTATAGTAGAAAATGGAAAAAAAGTATTATCAAATATTGTTTCTTCACAAATAGAAATACATAAAAAATATGGTGGTGTTGTCCCGGAAATAGCATCAAGGCAACACATGAAACATATTCTTATTAGCCTTAGTGAAGCATTGGAG
- the tsaB gene encoding tRNA (adenosine(37)-N6)-threonylcarbamoyltransferase complex dimerization subunit type 1 TsaB gives MKILGIDTATQILNLAIIENSKVIYDYRMNKEGTTHSGTLIPFIENIINFAGFKLCQLDGIATAIGPGSFTGLRIGLASAKGLAFALSIPLIGVNTLEAYALQWKDLPGTLCPIIKARKDEYYFTIYQKSKRNNRLIKKVEYQCKKWINIKEQLLMFETPFFIFGYGIEDLFQENISSKNFKDKYIILKKEEPPGASYIALIGEDRIIKNKYDDMYALSPFYICKSAAERNKYSANNKGLQNEK, from the coding sequence TTGAAAATATTAGGAATCGATACCGCGACCCAAATATTAAACTTGGCCATTATTGAGAATAGTAAAGTTATATATGATTACAGGATGAACAAAGAGGGGACCACCCACTCTGGAACATTGATACCATTTATAGAGAATATTATTAATTTTGCAGGTTTTAAATTATGCCAGTTAGATGGAATTGCGACAGCTATTGGTCCTGGCTCTTTTACCGGTCTGAGAATTGGTCTGGCTTCAGCAAAGGGATTGGCCTTTGCACTGTCAATTCCACTCATTGGAGTAAATACATTGGAAGCATATGCCTTACAATGGAAAGATTTGCCAGGTACATTATGTCCGATTATTAAAGCAAGAAAAGATGAATATTATTTTACTATCTATCAAAAAAGTAAAAGAAATAACAGATTAATAAAAAAAGTAGAATACCAATGCAAAAAATGGATTAATATTAAAGAACAATTACTAATGTTTGAAACGCCTTTTTTTATTTTTGGTTATGGAATTGAGGATCTTTTTCAAGAGAACATCTCAAGTAAGAACTTTAAAGATAAATATATTATTCTTAAAAAGGAAGAACCACCTGGAGCATCGTACATTGCTTTGATCGGTGAAGATAGGATTATAAAAAATAAATATGATGATATGTATGCATTATCACCTTTTTATATCTGCAAATCAGCAGCAGAAAGGAATAAATATAGTGCCAACAATAAAGGGTTACAAAATGAAAAATAA
- the tsaE gene encoding tRNA (adenosine(37)-N6)-threonylcarbamoyltransferase complex ATPase subunit type 1 TsaE, producing MLNNGKSKNHNSNNSLTLISKKPEETRKIGKKIGSLLKRGDLIALNGDLGAGKTCFVQGIASGINCSGKVSSPSFSIIKEYSGRLPIYHFDLYRLNQAEEIEELGYEEYFYGDGIVLIEWADKIKKYLPKELLLVKIKIEEEYCTRKIIFKPIGKRYIKLVEGLIDI from the coding sequence TTGCTGAATAATGGAAAAAGTAAGAATCACAATAGCAATAATAGCTTAACACTTATCAGTAAAAAACCAGAAGAAACAAGAAAAATTGGTAAAAAAATAGGAAGCCTCCTAAAGAGAGGAGATTTAATTGCCTTAAATGGAGACCTTGGAGCAGGCAAAACTTGTTTTGTTCAAGGAATTGCAAGTGGTATAAATTGTAGTGGCAAGGTATCCAGTCCCTCTTTCTCAATCATAAAAGAATATTCGGGACGTTTGCCTATCTATCATTTTGATTTATATCGACTTAATCAGGCTGAAGAAATAGAAGAACTTGGTTATGAGGAGTATTTTTATGGTGATGGAATTGTATTGATAGAATGGGCTGATAAAATTAAAAAATATTTACCAAAAGAACTGTTATTAGTGAAAATAAAAATAGAAGAAGAGTACTGTACGAGAAAAATTATTTTTAAGCCGATAGGAAAAAGATATATTAAATTAGTGGAAGGATTAATAGACATTTGA